The following are from one region of the Streptomyces rubrogriseus genome:
- a CDS encoding amino acid adenylation domain-containing protein yields the protein MAKSGLEDILPLSPLQEGMLFHNLFDDQELDAYNVQVFIDLEGGTDPERLRRAGQALLERHANLRAAFRHEGVKRPVQLIPRRVVLPWGEEDLAGVAEEEREAAAERVAERDRWTRFDLSRPPLIRFTLVRLGPARHRLLLTLHHILADGWSMPILLRELMTLYTVHGDGTALPRVRPYRDYLGWLGGRDRDAARQAWTEAFAGLDAPSIVAPGRGALTAAPERIDFSEDEAASAALTRFARSNGLTVNTVIQGCWGLVLSHLTGRDDVVFGVTVSGRPPELPGVDTMVGLFMNTLPLRVRLRPAETLTGFLRRLQGEQARLIDHQWVGLAEIQRWAGSGELFDTAMVFENYPLNSSRGLPPGAAPDADLPTVLGVRSKDQMHYPLGLLALPRETLRFSLGYLPQVFDRARVEAVVAAFRRALRTVLDGPDTRVGAVALLDPEVRGTVLEKWSGSDDVRPAERFTDLFEEQVARTPGKTALIAPDGRLTYAELDAAANRLARRLVELGVGPERHVAVAVGRRTELVVGMLAVLKAGGAYVPVDPEYPPDRIRHMIQDADPALVLTTSDVDDRIGEECCGPLTFVMDDPGTGTSLGRHSGSALTDADRAAPLLPGHPAYVIYTSGTTGRPKGVVVEHRALSAFVRHCRSSQAPDISGLSVMQASASFDQSVGSLHAPLISGGCVRLTDLRALAETAGSEPGFHRATFMKGTPSHLALLATMPPEVAPSGTLTLGGEELRGEILAPWRETVPDVTVVNVYGPTEATGHCLEHWIAPDRTVEPGPVPIGTPHEGVRVYVLDSALRPVAPGLDGEVYLAGVQLARGYLGRGGLTAERFTADPFGAPGSRMYRTGDVAHWNEAGELVFAGRADRQVKLRGYRIELGEIEAAVAGGPGVRQAAVVLREDQPGDQRLVAYVVPDPGHWDEAAARARLALSLPDFMMPSAFVALDALPLSPNGKLDRAALPAPTYTGRTAGRAPRTPAEEILCDLYAEVLSLPAVTVDDDFFDLGGHSLLATRLVSRVRTTLGAELSIRQFFEAPTPAALAVVLAGAGRARAALTARPRPERLPLSYAQQRLWFLHLLEGPSPTYNIPTVLRLSGPLRPEALRAALLDVVGRHESLRTTFTEDELGARQVVHPADGVRPVFETAESTEADYEADLARAARHAFDLGAEIPVRARLLRLSEREHVLLLLVHHIASDAWSRGPLAQDLTTAYTARCTGDTPTWQPLPVQYADYAVWQQEILGDDTNADSLAGRQLAYWREQLAGLPEQLDLPTDRPRPATADHTGDRVEFTLPADLHTRLTELARATDTTLYMVLQAALAALLTRHGAGEDIPIGTPIAGRTDDATDHLIGFFVNTLVLRTDTSGNPTFRQLLTRVRDTDLTAYTHQDLPFERLVEALNPTRSLTHHPLFQVVLSLRSTAPRADGEGAAALPGGLTVSGTGGAAATAAKVDLGFSVTERRAADHTPDGVAGVLDFRTDLFDRGTAQGLVDRLVRVLADAAAHPDRPLSRIDVLGPRERHRVVEEWNATAKGLAPATLPELFERHVRERPDAEAVVVGDTSLSYAELNARANRLARLLVARGAGPERLVALALPRSAELPVAVLAVAKAGAAYLPLDPAHPAERIAGTLDDAAPVALLTTAAVATGLPDTDVPRLLLDEADGDDTDTGDPGGTARAGADLTDADRLAPLLPGHPAYVIYTSGTTGRPKGVTVTHSGLPALLDIFTSQLDVVPGSRVLHHLSPAFDGGFWELAMGLLTGATLVVVEPGTVPGPALAALAVRHRVTHAAITPAVLQLIPEGALPATTTLVVAAETCPPELVARWSAGRLMRNSYGPTETTVCATMSAPLSGAAVPPIGAPIADTAGYVLDEALQPVPPGVPGELYVRGPGLARGYLGRPSLTAGRFVACPFGPAGGVMYRTGDLVRHRADGDLEYLGRTDTQVKLRGMRVEPAEIEAVTAGLPGVAQAAVLVREDTPGDRRLVGYVVPDAGAGVDPGALRQALRGSLPEYMVPAALVVLDALPLTTNGKLDHRALPAPEYRTVEGRSPRTPREEALCRLFAEVLGLELVGLDDGFFDLGGHSLLAIRLVERVRAELGEELGVRDLFAAPTVADLAVRLAARGGREPMERLLPLRAAGAARPVFCVHPGSGMSWCYSGLVRHLPPGIPVYGVQAAGLDGDGPLPATLQEMAAEYADLVQETQPAGPYRLLGWSLGGNVAFAMARELRARGQEVELLAFLDAYPRQAGAGPEAPLAEVFAHNLRDAGFDLAEEELTGGRFPTARYRAFLNATGDPMGRLDEAELAAVLEVFMNNAALMRGHTPGTYDGDVLVLAAERADGDKLARRGAESWRPHVRGRIERVGVDADHLGLVQSDAALAVIGRALADRLDPATGPAASAAVPETEGVTAMNPSPEPAPSPEPLDSTEVA from the coding sequence ATGGCCAAGTCCGGCTTGGAAGACATCCTGCCGCTGTCCCCGCTCCAGGAGGGGATGCTGTTCCACAACCTCTTCGACGACCAGGAACTGGACGCCTACAACGTCCAGGTCTTCATCGACCTGGAGGGCGGCACGGACCCGGAGCGGCTGCGCCGGGCCGGGCAGGCGCTGCTGGAGCGGCACGCCAACCTGCGGGCCGCCTTCCGGCACGAGGGGGTCAAGCGCCCGGTGCAGCTCATCCCCCGCCGGGTCGTCCTGCCCTGGGGCGAGGAGGATCTGGCGGGCGTCGCCGAGGAGGAGCGGGAGGCGGCGGCGGAGCGGGTCGCCGAGCGGGACCGCTGGACGCGCTTCGACCTGTCCCGGCCGCCGCTGATCCGCTTCACCCTGGTCCGGCTCGGCCCGGCCCGCCACCGGCTGCTGCTGACGCTCCACCACATCCTGGCGGACGGCTGGTCCATGCCGATCCTGCTGCGCGAGCTGATGACCCTGTACACGGTCCACGGCGACGGTACGGCCCTGCCCCGGGTGCGCCCCTACCGCGACTACCTGGGCTGGCTCGGCGGCCGGGACCGGGACGCCGCCAGGCAGGCCTGGACGGAGGCGTTCGCCGGGCTCGACGCCCCGAGCATCGTCGCCCCCGGCCGGGGCGCGCTCACCGCGGCGCCCGAGCGGATCGACTTCTCCGAGGACGAGGCGGCGAGCGCCGCGCTGACCCGGTTCGCCCGGTCCAACGGGCTGACGGTGAACACGGTGATCCAGGGCTGCTGGGGCCTGGTCCTGTCCCATCTGACGGGCCGGGACGACGTGGTGTTCGGCGTGACCGTCAGCGGCCGCCCGCCGGAGCTGCCCGGCGTCGACACCATGGTCGGCCTGTTCATGAACACCCTGCCGCTGCGGGTGCGGCTGCGGCCCGCCGAGACGCTGACCGGGTTCCTGCGCCGGTTGCAGGGCGAGCAGGCGCGGCTCATCGACCACCAGTGGGTGGGCCTCGCGGAGATCCAGCGCTGGGCGGGCTCCGGCGAACTCTTCGACACGGCCATGGTGTTCGAGAACTATCCGCTCAACTCCAGCCGCGGCCTCCCCCCGGGGGCCGCGCCGGACGCGGACCTCCCGACCGTCCTCGGGGTCCGTTCGAAGGACCAGATGCACTACCCGCTGGGGCTGCTGGCGCTGCCCCGCGAGACCCTGCGGTTCTCGCTGGGCTATCTGCCGCAGGTCTTCGACCGGGCGCGGGTCGAGGCGGTGGTCGCCGCGTTCCGCCGGGCGCTGCGCACCGTCCTGGACGGCCCGGACACCCGGGTCGGCGCGGTCGCGCTGCTCGACCCGGAGGTGCGGGGCACCGTCCTGGAGAAGTGGAGCGGCTCGGACGACGTGCGGCCCGCCGAGCGGTTCACCGACCTGTTCGAGGAGCAGGTGGCGCGCACCCCCGGCAAGACGGCGCTGATCGCCCCGGACGGGCGGCTGACCTACGCCGAACTCGACGCCGCCGCCAACCGGCTGGCCCGGCGCCTGGTCGAGCTGGGCGTCGGCCCGGAACGGCACGTGGCAGTCGCGGTGGGACGCCGCACGGAACTGGTGGTCGGCATGCTGGCGGTGCTCAAGGCGGGCGGCGCCTATGTGCCGGTCGACCCGGAGTACCCGCCGGACCGCATCCGCCACATGATCCAGGACGCGGACCCCGCGCTCGTCCTCACCACCTCCGACGTGGACGACCGGATCGGCGAGGAGTGCTGCGGGCCGCTGACGTTCGTCATGGACGACCCCGGCACCGGAACGTCGCTGGGCAGGCACTCCGGGAGCGCCCTCACCGACGCCGACCGCGCGGCGCCGCTGCTGCCGGGCCATCCGGCGTACGTCATCTACACCTCGGGCACGACGGGCCGCCCCAAGGGCGTCGTCGTCGAGCACCGGGCCCTGTCGGCGTTCGTGCGGCACTGCCGGTCCTCCCAGGCACCGGACATCTCGGGGCTGTCCGTGATGCAGGCGTCCGCGTCCTTCGACCAGAGCGTCGGCTCGCTGCACGCCCCGCTGATCAGCGGCGGCTGCGTCCGGCTGACGGATCTGCGCGCCCTCGCCGAGACGGCCGGGTCCGAACCCGGCTTCCACCGCGCCACCTTCATGAAGGGCACCCCGTCCCACCTGGCGCTGCTGGCCACCATGCCGCCGGAGGTCGCGCCCTCGGGCACCCTGACCCTGGGCGGCGAGGAGCTGCGCGGGGAGATCCTGGCGCCCTGGCGCGAGACCGTGCCGGACGTGACGGTGGTGAACGTCTACGGGCCCACCGAGGCCACCGGGCACTGCCTGGAGCACTGGATCGCCCCGGACCGCACGGTGGAGCCGGGCCCGGTGCCGATCGGCACCCCGCACGAGGGAGTGCGGGTGTACGTCCTCGACTCCGCGCTGCGCCCGGTCGCGCCGGGCCTGGACGGCGAGGTGTACCTGGCGGGCGTGCAGCTGGCGCGCGGCTACCTGGGCCGCGGCGGGCTGACCGCCGAGCGGTTCACGGCCGACCCGTTCGGCGCGCCGGGCAGCCGCATGTACCGCACGGGCGACGTCGCGCACTGGAACGAAGCGGGGGAGCTGGTCTTCGCCGGGCGCGCGGACCGGCAGGTCAAGCTGCGCGGGTACCGCATCGAGCTGGGCGAGATCGAGGCCGCCGTCGCGGGCGGGCCGGGGGTGCGCCAGGCCGCGGTCGTCCTGCGCGAGGACCAGCCGGGCGACCAGCGCCTGGTGGCCTACGTCGTCCCGGACCCCGGCCACTGGGACGAGGCCGCCGCCCGCGCCCGGCTGGCCCTGTCGCTGCCGGACTTCATGATGCCCTCGGCCTTCGTCGCCCTGGACGCCCTGCCGCTCAGCCCGAACGGCAAGCTGGACCGGGCGGCGCTGCCCGCCCCGACGTACACCGGCCGGACCGCGGGCCGGGCGCCGCGCACCCCCGCCGAGGAGATCCTCTGCGACCTGTACGCGGAGGTCCTGTCGCTGCCGGCCGTCACCGTCGACGACGACTTCTTCGACCTCGGCGGTCACTCCCTGCTCGCCACCCGGCTCGTCAGCCGGGTCCGCACCACGCTGGGGGCCGAGCTGTCCATCCGGCAGTTCTTCGAGGCGCCGACCCCGGCCGCGCTCGCCGTGGTGCTCGCCGGGGCGGGCCGGGCGCGGGCCGCGCTCACCGCACGGCCCCGTCCCGAGCGCCTCCCGCTCTCCTACGCCCAGCAGCGCCTGTGGTTCCTCCACCTGCTCGAAGGGCCGAGCCCCACCTACAACATCCCGACCGTGCTCCGGCTGAGCGGACCGCTGCGCCCGGAGGCGCTGCGCGCGGCGCTGCTGGACGTGGTCGGGCGGCACGAGAGCCTGCGGACGACGTTCACCGAGGACGAGCTGGGGGCCCGCCAGGTGGTGCACCCCGCCGACGGGGTCCGGCCGGTCTTCGAGACGGCCGAGTCCACGGAGGCCGACTACGAGGCCGACCTCGCCCGGGCGGCCCGGCACGCCTTCGATCTGGGCGCGGAGATCCCGGTCCGGGCGCGGCTGCTGCGGCTGTCGGAGCGGGAGCACGTCCTGCTGCTGCTCGTGCATCACATCGCCAGTGACGCCTGGTCCCGCGGCCCGCTGGCCCAGGACCTCACCACCGCCTACACCGCCCGCTGCACCGGCGACACACCCACCTGGCAACCCCTCCCCGTCCAGTACGCCGACTACGCCGTCTGGCAGCAGGAGATCCTCGGCGACGACACCAACGCCGACAGCCTCGCGGGCCGCCAGCTCGCCTACTGGAGAGAGCAGCTCGCCGGCCTGCCCGAACAGCTCGACCTCCCCACCGACCGGCCCCGGCCCGCCACCGCCGACCACACCGGCGACCGCGTCGAGTTCACCCTCCCCGCCGACCTGCACACCCGCCTGACGGAACTCGCCCGGGCCACCGACACGACCCTCTACATGGTGCTCCAGGCCGCCCTCGCGGCCCTGCTCACCCGGCACGGCGCCGGCGAGGACATCCCGATCGGCACCCCCATAGCCGGACGCACCGACGACGCCACCGACCACCTCATCGGCTTCTTCGTCAACACCCTCGTCCTGCGCACCGACACCAGCGGCAACCCCACCTTCCGCCAACTCCTCACCCGAGTCCGCGACACCGACCTCACCGCCTACACCCACCAGGACCTCCCCTTCGAACGCCTCGTAGAAGCCCTCAACCCCACCCGCTCCCTCACCCACCACCCCCTCTTCCAGGTGGTGCTGTCGCTGCGCAGCACCGCACCGCGGGCGGACGGGGAGGGCGCGGCGGCGCTGCCGGGCGGGCTGACGGTGAGCGGCACGGGCGGTGCGGCGGCGACGGCGGCAAAGGTCGACCTCGGGTTCTCGGTGACGGAGCGCCGGGCGGCCGACCACACCCCCGACGGGGTGGCGGGCGTCCTCGACTTCCGCACCGACCTCTTCGACCGCGGCACCGCGCAGGGCCTGGTGGACCGGCTGGTGCGGGTGCTCGCCGACGCGGCCGCCCACCCCGACCGGCCGCTGAGCCGCATCGACGTGCTCGGACCGCGGGAGCGGCACCGGGTCGTCGAGGAGTGGAACGCGACGGCGAAGGGGCTCGCCCCGGCCACCCTGCCCGAGCTGTTCGAGCGGCACGTGCGGGAGCGCCCCGACGCCGAGGCGGTGGTCGTCGGCGACACGTCGCTGAGCTACGCGGAGCTGAACGCGCGCGCCAACCGGCTGGCCCGGCTGCTGGTGGCGCGGGGTGCGGGCCCCGAGCGGCTGGTGGCGCTGGCGCTGCCCCGCTCGGCCGAACTGCCCGTCGCCGTCCTCGCGGTGGCCAAGGCGGGCGCCGCATACCTGCCGCTGGACCCGGCCCACCCGGCGGAGCGGATCGCGGGCACCCTCGACGACGCGGCACCGGTCGCGCTGCTGACCACGGCCGCGGTGGCCACCGGCCTCCCGGACACGGACGTGCCCAGGCTGCTGCTGGACGAGGCGGACGGGGACGACACGGACACCGGTGACCCGGGCGGCACCGCCCGCGCCGGAGCCGACCTCACCGACGCCGACCGGCTCGCGCCGCTGCTGCCGGGGCATCCCGCGTACGTCATCTACACCTCCGGCACCACCGGCCGCCCCAAGGGCGTCACCGTGACGCACTCGGGCCTGCCCGCCCTGCTGGACATCTTCACCTCGCAGCTGGACGTCGTCCCCGGCAGCCGCGTCCTGCACCACCTCTCCCCCGCCTTCGACGGCGGGTTCTGGGAGCTGGCGATGGGGCTGCTGACCGGTGCGACCCTCGTCGTCGTGGAGCCCGGCACCGTGCCGGGGCCCGCCCTGGCCGCGCTGGCGGTCCGCCACCGGGTCACCCACGCGGCGATCACCCCCGCGGTGCTCCAGCTGATCCCCGAGGGCGCGCTGCCCGCCACCACGACCCTGGTCGTGGCCGCCGAGACCTGCCCGCCCGAACTGGTCGCCCGCTGGTCCGCGGGACGCCTGATGCGCAATTCCTACGGGCCGACGGAGACCACGGTCTGCGCCACCATGAGCGCCCCGCTGTCGGGTGCGGCCGTCCCGCCGATCGGCGCGCCGATCGCCGACACCGCCGGGTACGTCCTGGACGAGGCGCTCCAGCCGGTGCCGCCGGGGGTGCCCGGCGAGCTGTACGTGCGCGGGCCCGGACTCGCCCGCGGCTACCTGGGCCGCCCGTCGCTGACCGCGGGCCGCTTCGTGGCCTGCCCGTTCGGGCCCGCGGGCGGCGTCATGTACCGCACCGGCGACCTGGTCCGCCACCGCGCGGACGGCGACCTGGAGTACCTGGGCCGCACCGACACCCAGGTCAAGCTGCGCGGCATGCGCGTCGAACCGGCCGAGATCGAGGCGGTGACGGCGGGCCTGCCCGGCGTGGCGCAGGCGGCCGTGCTGGTCCGCGAGGACACGCCCGGCGACCGCCGCCTGGTCGGCTACGTGGTGCCGGACGCCGGGGCGGGTGTGGACCCCGGCGCGCTGCGGCAGGCGCTGCGCGGCTCGCTGCCCGAGTACATGGTGCCCGCCGCCCTCGTGGTCCTCGACGCGCTGCCGCTCACCACCAACGGCAAGCTGGACCACCGCGCGCTGCCCGCCCCGGAGTACCGCACCGTCGAGGGCCGCTCGCCGCGCACCCCGCGCGAGGAGGCCCTGTGCCGGCTCTTCGCCGAGGTCCTCGGTCTGGAGCTGGTCGGTCTCGACGACGGCTTCTTCGACCTGGGCGGCCACTCGCTGCTGGCGATCCGGCTCGTGGAGCGGGTCCGTGCCGAGCTGGGCGAGGAGCTGGGCGTGCGCGACCTGTTCGCCGCCCCCACGGTCGCCGACCTGGCGGTGCGGCTCGCGGCCCGCGGCGGCCGGGAGCCGATGGAGCGGCTGCTCCCGCTGCGTGCCGCCGGTGCCGCCCGGCCGGTGTTCTGCGTCCACCCCGGTTCCGGCATGAGCTGGTGCTACTCCGGCCTGGTGCGCCACCTGCCGCCGGGCATCCCGGTGTACGGCGTCCAGGCCGCCGGACTCGACGGCGACGGGCCGCTGCCCGCGACGCTTCAGGAGATGGCCGCCGAGTACGCGGACCTGGTCCAGGAGACGCAGCCCGCGGGCCCGTACCGGCTGCTGGGCTGGTCGCTCGGCGGCAACGTGGCCTTCGCCATGGCCCGCGAACTGCGCGCCCGCGGGCAGGAGGTGGAGCTGCTGGCCTTCCTGGACGCCTATCCGCGGCAGGCGGGCGCGGGCCCGGAGGCCCCGCTGGCCGAGGTGTTCGCGCACAACCTGCGCGACGCCGGGTTCGACCTCGCCGAGGAGGAGCTCACCGGCGGCCGCTTCCCCACGGCCCGCTACCGCGCGTTCCTGAACGCCACCGGGGACCCGATGGGCCGCCTGGACGAGGCCGAACTGGCCGCGGTCCTGGAGGTGTTCATGAACAACGCGGCCCTGATGCGCGGCCACACCCCCGGCACCTACGACGGCGACGTACTGGTGCTGGCGGCCGAGCGGGCGGACGGCGACAAGCTGGCCCGCCGCGGCGCCGAGTCGTGGCGCCCGCACGTGCGGGGCCGGATCGAACGGGTCGGTGTCGACGCCGACCACCTCGGCCTCGTGCAGTCCGACGCCGCCCTCGCCGTCATCGGCCGCGCGCTGGCCGACCGCCTGGACCCGGCGACGGGTCCCGCGGCTTCCGCAGCAGTCCCCGAGACCGAAGGAGTCACCGCCATGAACCCCTCGCCCGAGCCCGCCCCGTCGCCCGAGCCGCTCGATTCGACCGAGGTCGCCTGA